One window from the genome of Gimesia aquarii encodes:
- a CDS encoding DUF3467 domain-containing protein, with protein sequence MSAKKDDKPAEETTETAPEEAQAPAQQQQQVKVNDTDVAASYANFCRVSSTPEELILDLGLNPQPLDPANTEINVGQRIILNHYTAKRLLSALSMALQRHEQAFGVLETDIRKRVVRQQT encoded by the coding sequence GTGAGTGCTAAGAAAGATGACAAACCAGCTGAAGAAACAACGGAAACCGCTCCAGAGGAGGCTCAAGCTCCAGCCCAACAGCAGCAACAGGTCAAAGTCAATGATACTGATGTCGCTGCCAGCTATGCCAATTTCTGCCGTGTTTCAAGTACTCCAGAAGAATTAATTCTGGACTTGGGATTGAATCCACAACCACTTGATCCTGCTAACACAGAGATCAATGTTGGTCAGCGTATTATCCTGAATCATTATACTGCGAAACGATTGCTGAGTGCCCTCTCAATGGCGTTACAAAGGCATGAGCAGGCGTTCGGAGTTTTGGAAACAGACATTCGTAAGCGGGTTGTACGTCAGCAGACCTAG
- a CDS encoding VCBS domain-containing protein → MFGRKSARKINRRLPFRVSRPIGYASHVERLEDRTLLASNILASLESSVNQPNDTTELTLNVGPGSSPTLGFEVRAAANSVFDPAAIRIFDANTNAVVPLELAENDHNGSTNSLALATLSPSTSYRIEVNGQTSDIGGFIVDVFLPGDMDGSGSVSDTERLHAFVAMQQHLFGFNGVTPHLVQQLGLDPSASFYSEELDGDRDGDVDNYDLELVEGNQNLPAVQLELIGDQDAPQIIAGLQIDSGVSDSDGITNDLTILGNISDESLITQFKVGLDGAPLVDFVDIFPLISGGANGGSFTLSRSWIETNLNNGNSLEGGTHTLSFFAQDEHDNNNVDSFFDVTFELDVTDPTVTGTQITNQNEDEDFGSLDLGPLTNFFNQNGGTALSFQVDSITNPIVTVDFSSGNLVLNSIQDAFGSTDIVILAMDLAGNSVLSNLFSVDVNPQNDAPVAIDDAFTTDEDTVLNGGSNVFAANPTTPDSDVENDPFTVTEVNGNAASVGNQITLTSGALLTLNSDGTFTYNPNGQFEYLAAGASATDSFTYTIDDGTGNLITTDTATVTITINGVNDDALIGGDNAGDMTEDEAGDSGTLTITDVDDGEDVFVTQSSTVGTHGTFSIDAAGNWTYTRTADLNALNAGDQVTDTFTVTSSDGTATEDVTITINGLNDDALIGGDNAGDMTEDEAGDSGTLTITDVDDGEDVFVTQSSTVGTHGTFSIDAAGNWTYTRTADLNALNAGDQVTDTFTVTSSDGTATEDVTITINGLNDDALIGGDNAGDMTEDEAGDSGTLTITDVDDGEDVFVTQSSTVGTHGTFSIDAAGNWTYTRTADLNALNAGDQVTDTFTVTSSDGTATEDVTITINGLNDDALIGGDNAGDMTEDEAGDSGTLTITDVDDGEDVFVTQSSTVGTHGTFSIDAAGNWTYTRTADLNALNAGDQVTDTFTVTSSDGTAEDVTITINGVNDPPVAEADAFTTDEDTSTGGDLFADNGSGVDSDPDSSASFTITEVNGVSGDVNNPIILASGATLTVNSDGTFTYDPSSSSQFNALAAGAQDTDSFSYTIDDGLSGTDTATVTITINGVNDPPVAEADAITTDEDTSTGGDLFADNGSGVDSDPDNGASFTITEVNGVSGDVNNPIVLASGATLTVNDDGTFSYDPSSSSQFNALADGEQGTDSFSYTIDDGLSGTDTATVTITINGVNDPVTAQDDAVTTSKNNTIEIDVTADNGNGPDTDPDTNDVLTVIVIDGQNVTLGQTITLSGVDSVATVTLNNNGTLTYDPNGQFDGLNLPSETATDTFTYTIDDNNGSTSSATVTVTVTGSNELLQVTNELPDISRDGLTTEIINLDNHFDDADPGDVVSYSVFSATLVGGDPLPANFWANNIFISGIDSNELHIEYSDYAANQVRLPVEITVQASSSDGISNPVTSTFILSPDPQETVDIRLIARSTASSGRDFTYFRAERSFEQIITEAGAGQFHLINNGQDLDYTIFLNSYDIDLNTDLQAVRIIDTSDGDAVQFTIFNKVAADDNPVIDTSIGVNTLSGTWTAGEGLTSEIIDKLYNGVLAIQVEEVGGTISIASGNNITVSPEVDDVNNLPTGQTEFFTEEDYVIEIWISDRLSQVLAGQSTTGLSGITFDLTWEGEGNIPQALQSFAGNGASAFHLLPDVANPDNDNNIVADFRGSGINPGVGDGPRYARVGYVSFNADSETPVGNPVDYTINFSAGDSVSRNGVGEIDLSQISIVGAAVTHLPTQEFLVQTDQSSISVSGTVDLNGEIVNLTPQAVGLDEASMSGRFNVSLDDLDNPTMIQIVNSFVELNPSGLAIPNRGATGGLSDFDLADFGLVGNSTNGPLNIALRDAIAAVFSSQQSLSGGSFDITEAWQLENGQIDSFLVVGGNFPVNENSESTNGLSMTFFDPQTTPPAGLASWSHAELTEVSPGIYELIIPISRRISFTDSNGAVIELDFVGSIATIFNSDQSDQFGDTIATAEETGLSSSNLGTQVFQGTIGNNSSLDDPLTDVDMFKVELNVGDTVTVDVDADMFGTGLDSVIYIFDSNGNQVAFSDNDLDAPNEFLIDLGAKDSFVSFTNQTGSQDTFYIGVSALNDAFDISTPYNPENLVDRDVDNNPNVNVDVFDIGSYDLTISVSTGAAPLHGTQTGTNNEVLTEGTAVDLVVVRNQTEIDSTGHVNSLPSSDTWIDEWSSFWVEIYIETADAKAITEAMADLNYNTNFFTATEIEFGKAFADDGKAVIDDSTGVVSSLSGTTTIERTGSYKKALLARVKFESLEQDDVSIDFEDKFIGPHALGLSLSNVNVGLTDDVNTNIIVGDAPETDLWAIAYDVNDDDTINFRDLMILASVYGQNVLDTNSPYVWALDADKSGSVNFKDLSFFATNYGVYKGGNREVVYPSNFLQRWYGNTTDITGDSSIDDVMQEALGIWQDALGLEQPLDIQLVITDLGGTQLGEGQITAVDEEGRPIAGIVTLDDDAAGLGWYSDISTTAFGGTELEGGVAHTADSNSDAVGRYDLLTVLLHEIGHVAGFTQTYAPFGSHVEVGVGGTLSFVGSGFEATLTNDGLHLDETVHAGDIMNATLDPGVRKLPSVLDTLILQTAHETAANGNFEIQVGVNAPLMANLPTTDQLVADSAMNQQSIDVITDVESFVDLEPSVIQISSNLSDQSNRVLSQFNLASNLLNLKDSGLDQDELDLTVLEDLVSDLRQNGLAIVGSGETNTVFDSDLDETELDLFGLDERVEAGFDDVFSDWTGPIL, encoded by the coding sequence TTGTTTGGCCGTAAATCTGCTCGCAAAATTAATCGTCGTTTGCCATTTCGGGTCTCTCGCCCGATTGGCTATGCGAGCCATGTCGAACGGCTTGAAGATCGAACTTTACTCGCCAGCAATATTCTGGCTTCGCTCGAAAGTTCAGTAAATCAGCCCAATGACACGACGGAACTGACCCTGAATGTCGGGCCAGGTAGTTCACCCACATTGGGATTTGAAGTTAGAGCGGCCGCCAACTCTGTCTTTGATCCGGCAGCGATCCGCATTTTCGATGCTAATACAAATGCAGTTGTTCCCCTAGAACTCGCTGAAAATGATCATAATGGTTCGACGAACTCACTTGCCTTGGCTACTTTGAGTCCTAGTACTTCATACCGAATCGAAGTCAATGGGCAAACTTCTGACATCGGTGGTTTTATTGTTGATGTGTTCCTACCCGGTGACATGGATGGTAGTGGTTCTGTTTCTGATACCGAACGACTACACGCATTTGTAGCCATGCAACAGCATCTATTTGGTTTCAATGGTGTCACACCTCACTTGGTACAGCAACTGGGATTGGACCCCAGCGCCAGCTTCTATTCAGAAGAGTTAGATGGTGACAGAGATGGTGACGTCGATAATTACGATTTGGAATTGGTGGAAGGAAATCAAAACCTCCCCGCCGTTCAACTCGAACTGATTGGTGATCAGGATGCACCTCAGATCATTGCTGGTTTGCAAATCGATTCCGGTGTTTCCGATTCCGATGGGATCACTAACGATTTAACCATCTTGGGGAATATCTCTGATGAGAGCTTGATTACACAATTTAAAGTAGGACTGGATGGCGCTCCCCTGGTCGATTTCGTTGATATTTTCCCACTCATTTCTGGTGGTGCGAATGGTGGCTCGTTTACGCTTTCTCGTAGTTGGATAGAGACCAATCTGAATAATGGAAATTCTCTGGAGGGCGGCACGCATACTCTCAGCTTCTTTGCACAGGATGAGCATGACAACAATAATGTCGATTCCTTCTTCGATGTGACTTTCGAGTTGGATGTAACCGATCCCACTGTTACAGGAACACAGATTACAAATCAGAATGAAGATGAAGATTTTGGTTCACTGGATCTGGGACCTCTGACCAACTTCTTCAATCAGAACGGTGGAACGGCACTCAGCTTCCAGGTCGATAGTATCACGAATCCGATTGTCACCGTGGACTTCTCGTCTGGAAATTTAGTCTTGAACTCTATTCAGGATGCCTTTGGCTCAACTGACATTGTGATTCTGGCAATGGATTTAGCTGGTAACTCTGTTCTCTCAAATTTATTTTCCGTTGATGTAAATCCACAGAACGATGCGCCAGTCGCCATCGATGATGCTTTTACGACAGACGAAGACACGGTATTGAACGGTGGCAGCAATGTATTTGCCGCGAACCCCACAACGCCTGATTCGGATGTCGAAAACGACCCCTTCACTGTTACTGAAGTCAACGGAAATGCTGCGAGTGTCGGCAATCAGATCACACTAACATCGGGAGCACTGTTGACTCTCAACTCGGATGGTACATTTACTTATAATCCCAACGGTCAGTTTGAGTATTTGGCTGCTGGGGCATCGGCAACTGATAGTTTTACGTATACCATTGATGATGGCACAGGCAACTTGATTACGACCGATACGGCCACGGTGACGATCACGATCAACGGTGTGAACGATGACGCCTTGATTGGTGGTGACAATGCGGGTGACATGACGGAAGACGAAGCCGGTGACAGCGGCACGCTGACAATTACGGACGTGGATGATGGGGAAGATGTGTTTGTGACACAGTCATCGACAGTGGGGACACATGGTACCTTCTCGATTGACGCGGCCGGCAACTGGACCTATACCCGGACAGCGGATCTGAATGCGTTGAATGCCGGGGATCAAGTCACCGACACGTTCACTGTGACCTCCAGCGATGGTACGGCGACCGAGGATGTGACGATCACGATCAATGGTCTGAACGATGACGCCTTGATTGGTGGTGACAATGCGGGTGACATGACGGAAGACGAAGCCGGTGACAGCGGCACGCTGACGATTACGGACGTGGATGATGGGGAAGATGTGTTTGTGACACAGTCATCGACAGTGGGGACACATGGTACCTTCTCGATTGACGCGGCCGGCAACTGGACCTATACCCGGACAGCGGATCTGAATGCGTTGAATGCCGGGGATCAAGTCACCGACACGTTCACTGTGACCTCCAGCGATGGTACGGCGACCGAGGATGTGACGATCACGATCAATGGTCTGAACGATGACGCCTTGATTGGTGGTGACAATGCGGGTGACATGACGGAAGACGAAGCCGGTGACAGCGGCACGCTGACGATTACGGACGTGGATGATGGGGAAGATGTATTTGTGACACAGTCATCGACAGTGGGAACGCATGGTACCTTCTCGATCGATGCGGCTGGCAACTGGACCTATACCCGGACAGCGGATCTGAATGCGTTGAACGCCGGGGATCAAGTCACCGACACATTCACCGTGACCTCCAGCGATGGTACGGCGACCGAGGATGTGACGATCACGATCAATGGTCTGAACGATGACGCCTTGATTGGTGGTGACAACGCGGGCGATATGACGGAAGACGAAGCCGGTGACAGCGGCACGCTGACAATTACGGACGTGGACGATGGGGAAGATGTATTTGTGACACAGTCATCGACAGTGGGAACGCATGGTACCTTCTCGATCGATGCGGCTGGCAACTGGACCTATACCCGGACTGCGGATCTGAATGCGTTGAACGCCGGGGATCAAGTCACCGACACATTCACCGTGACCTCCAGCGATGGTACGGCGGAGGATGTGACGATCACAATCAATGGTGTGAACGATCCTCCGGTCGCGGAAGCGGATGCGTTTACGACGGACGAAGACACGAGTACCGGCGGTGATCTGTTTGCCGATAACGGGAGTGGTGTGGACAGCGATCCGGACAGTAGCGCGAGTTTCACAATCACGGAAGTCAATGGTGTATCCGGTGATGTGAATAACCCGATCATTCTGGCATCGGGTGCGACGCTGACAGTGAATTCCGATGGTACGTTTACTTACGATCCTTCAAGTTCGAGCCAGTTCAATGCTCTGGCAGCCGGTGCGCAGGACACGGACAGCTTCAGTTATACGATCGACGATGGGTTGAGTGGTACAGATACAGCCACGGTGACGATTACAATTAATGGTGTGAATGATCCTCCGGTCGCGGAAGCGGATGCGATTACAACGGACGAAGACACGAGTACCGGCGGTGATCTGTTTGCCGATAACGGGAGTGGTGTGGACAGCGATCCGGATAATGGGGCGAGTTTCACGATCACGGAAGTGAATGGTGTATCAGGTGATGTGAATAATCCGATCGTCCTGGCATCGGGTGCGACGTTGACAGTGAACGATGATGGTACTTTCAGCTACGATCCTTCAAGTTCGAGCCAGTTTAATGCTCTGGCAGACGGTGAGCAGGGCACGGACAGCTTCAGTTATACGATCGACGATGGGCTGAGTGGTACGGATACGGCCACAGTGACGATCACGATCAACGGTGTGAACGATCCCGTCACAGCACAAGATGACGCTGTCACGACTAGCAAAAACAACACGATTGAGATTGATGTAACAGCCGACAATGGGAATGGTCCTGATACGGATCCTGATACGAACGATGTATTGACGGTGATTGTAATTGACGGTCAAAACGTTACTTTAGGTCAGACGATCACATTAAGTGGAGTGGATTCGGTCGCTACAGTCACACTCAATAATAATGGGACCCTAACCTATGATCCAAATGGCCAATTCGATGGTTTAAATCTACCTTCAGAGACAGCGACGGATACATTTACCTATACGATTGATGATAATAATGGTTCAACTTCGAGTGCTACAGTAACTGTTACCGTCACTGGTAGTAATGAATTATTGCAAGTGACGAATGAGTTGCCTGATATCTCTCGGGATGGTCTGACAACCGAAATCATCAACTTGGACAACCATTTTGATGATGCTGATCCCGGTGACGTAGTCAGTTACAGCGTTTTCTCCGCAACTCTGGTTGGTGGAGATCCTTTGCCGGCAAACTTCTGGGCGAATAATATCTTTATTTCCGGAATTGATTCAAATGAATTGCATATCGAATATAGTGATTACGCTGCGAACCAGGTTCGTCTTCCTGTAGAAATTACTGTTCAAGCATCTTCAAGTGACGGGATCTCGAATCCTGTTACCAGTACGTTTATTTTATCTCCTGATCCTCAGGAAACAGTTGATATTCGACTGATAGCTCGTTCTACAGCATCTTCAGGCCGTGACTTTACTTATTTCCGGGCTGAGCGATCTTTTGAACAAATTATAACTGAAGCGGGTGCAGGACAATTCCATCTCATAAATAATGGACAGGATTTGGACTATACAATCTTTCTGAATAGCTATGACATTGACCTGAATACTGATTTGCAAGCAGTACGGATAATCGATACATCAGATGGAGATGCGGTTCAATTTACAATTTTCAATAAAGTAGCTGCTGATGATAATCCGGTAATCGACACGTCAATAGGTGTTAATACTCTGTCAGGAACATGGACTGCTGGTGAAGGATTGACAAGCGAGATTATAGACAAACTCTACAATGGAGTTTTGGCAATTCAAGTAGAGGAAGTAGGAGGTACAATCAGCATTGCTTCCGGTAATAATATTACTGTTTCACCAGAAGTTGATGATGTTAATAATCTACCAACGGGACAGACTGAATTTTTCACAGAAGAAGATTACGTAATAGAGATCTGGATCAGCGATCGACTGTCTCAAGTTTTAGCAGGACAATCAACGACTGGTTTATCTGGTATTACATTTGATCTAACTTGGGAAGGAGAAGGCAATATTCCCCAAGCTCTGCAGTCATTCGCTGGAAATGGGGCTAGCGCCTTCCATTTACTTCCAGATGTAGCTAACCCTGATAATGACAATAATATCGTTGCTGATTTCCGAGGTTCGGGAATTAATCCTGGTGTTGGAGACGGGCCACGCTATGCAAGAGTCGGTTACGTATCATTCAACGCAGACTCTGAAACGCCTGTGGGGAATCCAGTTGATTACACGATTAATTTTAGTGCAGGTGATTCTGTTTCTAGAAATGGTGTCGGAGAGATTGATCTCAGTCAAATTTCAATCGTTGGGGCTGCGGTTACTCATCTTCCGACTCAGGAGTTTCTTGTTCAAACAGATCAAAGCAGTATCTCTGTTTCAGGGACTGTAGACCTTAATGGCGAAATAGTGAATTTAACCCCTCAGGCTGTTGGGCTAGATGAAGCTAGCATGAGTGGTCGTTTCAATGTTTCTCTCGATGATCTTGATAATCCGACGATGATTCAAATTGTAAATTCATTTGTCGAACTCAATCCTTCTGGTTTAGCAATTCCAAATCGTGGTGCAACTGGTGGACTAAGTGATTTTGATTTAGCCGATTTCGGTTTGGTAGGAAATAGTACAAATGGTCCATTAAATATTGCCTTACGAGATGCAATTGCTGCAGTATTTTCCAGTCAACAGTCTCTCTCTGGTGGATCATTCGATATTACAGAAGCATGGCAACTTGAGAATGGGCAAATAGATTCATTTCTCGTGGTAGGTGGTAATTTTCCAGTAAACGAAAACTCAGAGTCGACGAATGGTCTTTCAATGACCTTCTTTGATCCCCAAACAACTCCTCCTGCTGGGTTAGCTTCATGGAGTCATGCAGAATTGACTGAAGTATCACCGGGAATCTACGAATTGATTATTCCAATCAGTCGTAGAATTTCATTTACCGATTCAAACGGAGCTGTGATTGAATTAGATTTCGTTGGATCTATCGCAACTATATTCAACTCTGATCAATCGGATCAGTTTGGTGATACCATTGCTACTGCGGAAGAAACCGGACTGTCATCTTCTAATCTAGGGACACAGGTTTTTCAGGGAACGATTGGTAATAACAGCTCGCTAGATGATCCCCTGACTGATGTGGATATGTTCAAGGTTGAATTAAATGTCGGTGATACTGTCACAGTAGATGTCGATGCAGATATGTTTGGGACTGGACTTGATAGTGTGATTTACATTTTTGATTCAAATGGAAATCAGGTTGCATTTTCAGATAATGACTTGGATGCTCCAAATGAATTTCTTATAGATCTCGGAGCAAAAGATTCATTTGTCTCATTCACGAACCAGACAGGGAGTCAAGACACGTTTTATATTGGTGTGAGTGCTTTGAATGATGCTTTTGATATTTCAACGCCTTACAATCCAGAGAATCTTGTTGACCGTGATGTTGATAATAATCCAAACGTAAATGTTGATGTATTCGATATTGGCAGTTATGACCTGACTATAAGTGTCAGTACTGGAGCAGCACCTTTACATGGAACACAAACTGGTACAAACAATGAAGTTTTGACAGAAGGTACTGCCGTTGATCTGGTTGTTGTGCGAAATCAGACTGAGATTGATTCAACCGGTCATGTTAATAGTTTGCCAAGCAGTGATACCTGGATCGACGAATGGAGTTCGTTCTGGGTAGAAATCTATATAGAAACCGCTGATGCAAAAGCAATCACTGAAGCTATGGCAGATTTGAATTACAACACAAACTTCTTTACTGCCACAGAAATTGAATTTGGTAAGGCCTTCGCTGATGATGGAAAAGCGGTAATTGATGATTCCACTGGCGTCGTGAGTTCATTGAGTGGTACAACAACCATTGAGCGAACAGGAAGCTACAAGAAAGCTCTATTGGCACGTGTTAAGTTTGAATCGCTGGAGCAGGATGATGTTTCGATTGACTTCGAAGACAAATTCATCGGTCCTCATGCATTGGGACTTTCACTCAGCAATGTCAACGTGGGACTGACTGATGATGTTAATACAAACATCATTGTCGGGGATGCCCCTGAAACGGACTTATGGGCCATTGCCTATGATGTAAATGACGATGATACCATCAATTTCCGTGATCTAATGATCTTAGCCTCCGTCTATGGCCAGAACGTACTCGATACGAACTCTCCCTATGTCTGGGCCCTCGATGCCGATAAAAGTGGTTCAGTTAACTTTAAAGATTTGTCGTTCTTTGCCACCAACTATGGGGTGTATAAAGGTGGTAATAGAGAAGTCGTTTATCCTTCAAACTTCCTGCAACGTTGGTATGGTAACACAACCGACATTACCGGTGATTCTTCTATAGATGATGTAATGCAGGAGGCTCTCGGAATCTGGCAGGATGCATTAGGGCTGGAACAACCGCTTGATATTCAACTGGTAATTACCGATCTGGGGGGAACCCAGTTGGGTGAGGGGCAGATTACGGCCGTCGATGAAGAGGGACGTCCCATTGCCGGGATTGTGACGCTCGATGATGATGCAGCCGGATTAGGCTGGTATTCTGATATCAGCACCACAGCCTTTGGCGGTACTGAATTGGAGGGGGGAGTCGCTCATACTGCTGATAGTAATTCGGACGCAGTCGGCCGATATGACTTGCTGACGGTATTACTACACGAAATTGGTCACGTCGCCGGGTTTACTCAAACGTATGCACCATTCGGCAGTCATGTCGAAGTGGGTGTGGGTGGAACTTTAAGCTTCGTCGGTAGCGGATTTGAAGCGACATTGACGAATGACGGTTTACACCTGGATGAAACTGTTCATGCAGGCGATATCATGAATGCGACCTTGGATCCGGGAGTTCGCAAACTGCCTTCGGTACTGGATACACTCATTCTGCAGACTGCACATGAAACGGCGGCTAATGGGAACTTCGAAATTCAGGTTGGTGTCAATGCTCCTCTGATGGCGAATCTGCCGACTACTGATCAGTTAGTAGCAGACTCTGCCATGAATCAACAGTCAATAGACGTTATCACTGATGTCGAATCGTTTGTTGATTTGGAACCGAGTGTCATCCAAATTTCCAGCAATCTCTCGGATCAGAGCAATCGCGTGCTATCACAATTCAATCTAGCGTCAAATCTCTTGAATCTTAAAGATTCCGGGTTGGACCAGGACGAACTCGATCTGACGGTACTCGAAGATTTGGTCAGTGACCTGCGTCAAAATGGATTAGCAATTGTGGGAAGTGGTGAAACGAACACTGTTTTTGACTCTGATTTGGATGAGACAGAACTGGATCTATTCGGTTTGGATGAACGAGTTGAAGCCGGATTTGATGACGTCTTCTCTGACTGGACAGGACCAATTCTCTAG